The DNA segment AATTatcttattagaaaaaaattaaagtagtaaataagaattattagtTAACAAAACTGTGACGGCGGTTTTTACGCCGCACAGTTTCACATTAACAGTAGTAATAgtaatgtaatgaaattggTCTCGGTGATTCTAGAAGTCATTTCTTgtcttaaaaattttttttaagaagaaggTTTGTGGTTTTGTGGTTTCAGATAGAGTTAGTTAAAGTTGAGAGTTGTGTAAAGATGGTTTTAATTGGATGGTTGCAACTCACGTCCATCAGGGTGTTCCTCCGTCAAGTGTATGTTGGCCCCACTTTGTTCAGCCTTCAGTGCTCTCTGTAATATAGAAGTGGCGCGAGCTTGTTCGGCCGGTCGCAGTAACCACGCCCCGCCTCCACTTGCAGACCGTGTCAGAGATAGTGTAGTTAGTACACACTCCAtatctgtaaattataaaatgtaagttgGCCACATAGTATTTCCAAGTTGTTTTGAGAGGTCAAAGATTTTGagatatatttgtgtgttttttttatccttACCAGTGACGTCATAAAAGTCTGGCTTGTATGTTTCTCCAGTGGGATCACCTTTATCTTGTGAGAGCcaccttattttaatttttcgggTAGTACGGTATACATTCTGCAGAGCTTGGCATACATAAAAACCTCCTTCAGCATTTCTTACAGCCAGGTattcatttctagaaaaaaatagcaacttattaataataagttatttaataaaattatatattttttaatatgtatagaaaattttcttctataatgtaatttgtatcaaaaacatacttataaaacacaataagTTTGTCATCATTTTGTTTAGTTGGAGTTGATCTTCCTGCAGCTGAGGCAGACAACTTTGTGGCCATCGCTATTTCTGGTGTGGGTGACTGGTATAATTGAACCTGAAAATGGagatacagaaaaatattacaactatTCTGGCaaactattgttatttataatgatacaTATTAATCTTTCTTTTTCCCCTATAAATCAGGAATAAAGTTAGAACTGTATCCATAACATTTACTAATACTATATCTAGTTTTAGAACAAAGCCATATTAATGCAAATTCAAAATTGATGAAATAGAGCCATAATATTTACCTTAGTCCGATTTCTCTTAGCTTTTGTGTCAGGTGTATTTTCTTCAGCAGGTTTTTTGGCTGATGTTGTTTCACTTTTTTCAGATGCTAGTCTTCTTTTTCTCATAGGAGTGACTGTAGCTAACTTCAGCGTTGACTTAGCAGCTACTTTAGTTTCAGATTTTACTGGAGTCTTAGAATCTGAAGTTTCTTCTATTTTGTCTTCTTTTGATGTTGGATCTTCTTCTGATTTGATTGATGAATCTTCATTAACTTTTGGTGCAACAACCTTTTCTTCTAAGTTAGGTACGATTTCTGAACTTTCTCCATTTTCTTCTGATTTTGGCTCAGGTTTAGAATTTTCAATTGGTAATGATTCTTTTGGTCCAAGTGATGGCATGGTGGAAGCTTGACACTGATTTTCATTTGCAGATTCAGGTGTTGGTTTATTGTCACTTTGTGTTGGAGCAACATCCGCTGTTTGAGCAGATTTTAATTCTATTGGTTTAGAAGGAGACTTTTCAGGTGGCTCATTAGCTGTAGCTACTTTAGGTTGCACAAGAGGATCTGATGCACTTCCACTATTTGATGTTTCTGCTTTCTGTGGTATATTCTGAGATGTTACAGGTTTCTCAGGTGGTTTAGGAGTACTGGGTGATGTTTTAGCTATATCTGGCTTATCTTTTGTTTCTGGATTCTGTGGCTTTAATGGAGCTGGTGCACTACTTCCAGTTTTAGGAGAGTCTATAGCACCGTTTGCTTGAGCTGCTGAATCTGGTTCTTTCTTCTCTGGTGTTCTTGTTAAGGCAAGTGGTTGTGGGGGCTGAGGTGTTGCTGGTTTATCTTGCACAAGACTTAATGGAGCAGGAGCACTTGTTGTTGCACTTTTGCTGGGACTTGCTGCCACATTGGTTGGAGTTATTGAATTTTGTGTGGCATGTGAGAGGTTGCCATGATGGCTCATATTTTGTGCCATCTGAGCCATGTTAGCTGAAATTGGCGCCATCGATGGTACTGCGTGGGCGGGCACCGGTGGTGGATTAGGTATGTGGTGAATTAAATTCTGGCCTACAAGATTGTTTGTACCAGGAAGGAGGGAATTTTGCGCGCCCTGGGGTAAGCCCACCGTGTGATTAGCGTTAGCCACATTACCTTTAGCAGGACTAGCTTGACCACCCGGTTGAGGTCCGCCCGGTTGTGGAAGTACTGGTTTTAATGCAGAGTTCAtttcaataaacaaatactattatttcGCTGTctatttcaaaaacatttaatatcgAGGTTTCACTGTTGTCGATACAGGTTAACACACTGAAATGTCTTTGACCCAAAACAATAATTCATACATATCACAAACTGTTGTCTATGTATAAGCGCGGAACGCGCGTAAGAACGCTACAGCAATTGCCCGCTTTTTTATCACTACTGTGTACACCTAcctaagaattatttatttttaaattgtagcaATAATAAGTTTACACTAAAAAGTTAGGTACTATAATCTTACGACACCAATATGTAAAGATTGCAGTGAAAATAGCTATAAAAATATGCGTTGCTACATCTGACTAAGAACTTCCGCAACACCGATACCCGCCGTCAGCGTCGATATATTTAAGACGACCGTTGGTCACATAGCACtatcactttttattattaagattacattaaattcattattaccactttaaaatattaattaacatacataaaattaactcAGTACAGTGAAATTTTCAACAAGTATTACGCACAGTAGTTTAGAGATGGCGTCGGCATAACGCGCATGCGCCACCTTCTTCTTAAACGTCCCAATCAAATCACAAAAATGTTGTGATTCAAACGATGTTGATGGAAAATACTTTATCTCGCTCTTTTGCAAAACTTTCTTATGACATAATGTTGAAAGATATGTATTCGCTGTCTCATTCTACCCTTTTGTACCACGTTTAGGAATAACCGGTAAATTAAAGTACATGtagacaaaataatatgtctattaCACCAGTTTAACCtgtggtattattattaaagagtgTTACTTCTAATAACAATCTTCTTTCCAAATAAGATTGTAATTAGAACAAAAGTAACAGACTTTGTTTTTACTTCTTACATAATACGAAAAGTTACATTGTTATCATGTATAACTTTCAAACTCTACTAGGTCACAAACTACTACATCAACCTTTTGTTGGTTCATTCCTTTCTGAATGTAGCTGTGTTAAACTATTGCTAATTCATACACTAAACCAAGTCATTACTATATAGCTTACATAATAGCAATGTTTCTTCTAGATTATCTTTAAAGAGGTTTCTCAACAGAGTTAGGGGCAGAATAGAGTGAAGGGGGTTTTagaggaaatttaaaaaagacgcCAAACACAGTTTATTGATATTGTATATCGTTCCTAATTTGGAACTAAATTAAAGTACAAACACATCGTAAGAATTGCCTTCCTAATTGTATATTCGTTGAAGCTGTCAAAGAACGATGTGATTTTTATTGTCTCCAAATTCTAAAATtacgtaaaaatttaataataactatacgAAAGAATTAGTTTTTTCAAGAATACGGACTTCTTCAAGTCATCATAATGGGCAaggaaagaagaaagaagtcGTGGCCTCGCAATATCAGAAAATGGATGGGAGTGGCCAACTTAGAACAACAGATGCGGTTGGCGAAGAATAAGAAGAAATATGTCGAGCTGAccgccaacctccagtaatggaaaCTGGAAAGGCACTACATGAAGAAGGGGTACGTCGTCGGGACTATCTGGCAGACTGGCAACACTGCTTATTGGTATAACAGAATACAGATTAGTAGCCTGCTCTTTGGTTATGGTATAACCTtttcaaaattgaaatattatatattaagcttataaaaaaattatctatttctagattgttattaattgagataacaaataatattactaatttaacaGGTGTAATAAcgatagttttaaataacttgtaaATAAGAATGGTAGGATGATGTCgccaatataataaaattgaattagagaaaaattgatatttttacgaAGTTGTTTCATGTCTTCATATTTTAGGATGTTCTGACGAGACCAGCAGAGGAATTCGGTAACGATGAAACCCTAGAACATTTATGGGCTGCTAGAGCTATGGAACACagcgatatttattttaatgtaagttACTTGATGTTATAGTGCgcataataatgatatatcaaaaagtttacataaatattcataaacattGGCAGGTTTTATGTTCAGTAGATACCCGATGGCTAAAATTGACCCCACACGATGATCTTATTTATACACACTTCAGGCAAGATTTTCCAGATTTAGATGTTGCTTACATTAAGgagaatgaaataaaaaataacgttaATAAAGCCAAGTGGAGAGCATACTGCGAAAAGTTTAAAACTATTGTTGAGGATTACAGTTTTGGTACATTGATGAGAGCAGATACAAATGGTGATTACTCTGAATCAAACACAATTTTAGTTCCACGTGTCCAATTTTATGCTATAGAAATAGCAAGAAATCGTGAAGGCTTGAACAATGAAgttaaaaaactattcaaaTGTGCATCCAAAGCTAATATGGAGGAACGTAATCATCAAACTGAAATAATGGCATAGATATTAAAGTCTTCAGACGACATAATTATTACACAGCCATCCCTAAGGCAGAAAGAACTATGGAGATGCAATTCTGATTGATAAAGTTggaaacttttatatttattgtaacagacatgaaatacaaatatattaatcaaatgTAACAATatgaatattcaataaaatatattagtccATAACTTTACTGTAACCTgcagtattattatatctaacatatagtagaaaaaaatattgttacttaACTGCTACCTAAAATATTTCTCTGTAGTTGAGTTCTAAATATTCCATATTAAGTTCATAAAATGTTGTAATTTAAAGTCATATATTTGTGAAACTATGTAAGCTCATGTATATAATGTGAATTTAATATGCATATCTACACCAACAAAAATCTGGAGGGTTTGATTTGTTCTATGTATACTTGCCTTAACCTTATTAATGGATTTTAAAGGCTACAAAAATGAATGAGGTGCTCAATTACTCAAACATTTTtaagactttttttaaaataaattttgtatagcattcaatgttttatttgtctgTGCAATGTGTAATgcaaacatattatatcaaactcactttgaattttattctggaatattcttaaaaaacatatatagtaACTATTATTAGGGCTGCAGACCTTACAGTttacacaatacaaaatatggtCTATACAGCCATGTTTATTTCCAAGTGAGCTTATGTGTACATGATTGCAAAGAAAGGTATGGTTTTGAGTCAGGGCATAATAGTAGCCAATAAGGGTATTAAGTATGTATTACATATCACCtgtctataaaattatcatgaaacagaaatcAAACCTTATGCCCAGACCTAGAGAGGATGATAAGCTGTTCTTCAAATAGACCTTGAAATCTAAACTTAACAGAGCTTATTACAACCCATACTGTAACCTAATTTTAAAAGGTACTTAGAACTACCTTGTTGAAATTTCTTGTCATTGGTAATGACAATGTTCGAGtgcaaaagaataaaaaaatattaaatcctacaatgtttattcatcatcaatattttctaaagGGTATTCTGTCATTATCAGGCCCCTACTCCATAATGCATCTGCAATCTGCAGTTTGTCTGTATCATTTTGTAAATCTAGATTTTCAACTGTAATATACTCTGGGTATGAAGTTATAAGTGTCTCAATGCCAGGTGCCATGTCTTCTTCTATTTCTAAAAATGGTAATTCACTCCCATGATACTCTAGGGAGTTTTCAACATAATAGTACAATCTGATACTGTCTTCTGACACCAttcttattatgttttttctgAGAAGCcttatttttgtatcaagaCTTATTTCAACcctatttataacttttccATCATCCACCATAATATCAGTGTCACCAAACACAGTAACTGCTTTCTCTAAATCTGTGATGACAGGTGGCAAGGCATCTCGTTGATAATGTTTAGCCATTTGATCAACAGCTTCATCTAAAGGCAAATGTGATTTTAACTTatcaaataaactaaatattatatcttgtATTTCTTTCTTACGTGGTGTGTCACAATCTGAATGGACTAAGccaaaattatcataaatgtCAACTGGTAGTCCATACCTAAGTTCTACATTATCATGAACAGCGAGTTGTAATGCTGCAGGTAACattttttcaaacaaatcTGCCCAAGAATGCTTTTGATACATGCTTATTGTAACATGTAGAGAATGTTGCCCATCTATAGTAACTCCTTGGTGGATATATCCTCTAGGAAAATAGAGCATATCACCAGCTTTTAAAGTCACTTCCAAAATTGGTTCACCAATCTCATCATCTGTGAAGTTCTTCGAGGAAACTCTTGGTAAAAATTCACTATCACCCCGGGGTTTATAAATTCGCCAATGCTTTTTTCCTTcagtttgtaaaataaaagcttCAATGTCATCATAATGTGGTGCAAATCCTTGACTATCAGGAGGAGTTAAGTAAGCATTAGCTCCAACAAATGAGTGAAAGTACTCCTGCAGAGTGGCATTTAATAAGTGAAGGTGTGAGATATAAGTTTGAGGATTTAATAATCGAATACTACACCCATTCAAGTAGAAATCCCATACCAAATGAGGATGAGCCCTACCTTCTGGGTTGTGTGTTTCTCTTTTACCATCAATATATGATGTAATATCaatgtttttagtaaattgaatattttcatttcttaGCATAGTATCTATAATGGGTGTAGAAATCAATTCTTTGTAATATAAAGGTTTATCTCTGGCAATATGTAAAGGTTTCTTTTCCCATATTTGATTAAGAAAATCTTCAACACTGTATGGTGCAATCAtccatttcaatattttaatggcTTCTTCTGAGCTATCAGTATGAACTGGCATTAACTCAAAACTTGCATTGCTTAAATTTGAACATTCATCTAACTCAGCTTTGCTTGATTCCAAACCATTGACAACATCTTTGTTTGGTCCAGGTATAAGATCAGGAATATCATCACTATCAGATATATCTAGTGACTGAAGTTTCTGTTTGCTGTTAACTTTTGAatatcttttaagttttttaaatagttttttcttcgttttattttttggttgttttttaaactcctttttattaagttttgcaCTTATTTTTACCATCATATTTTCGTTTATAGTTGAATTACATTTTGATGATAATGGATGTTTGCTTTtcgatttagatttttttttctttttaggtTTGTTCAAATTGTACACTGCAAACGCCGAAACTGGTACGTCCATACTGTATTAATAGCTAACCAGGATTCTGctgcaacaaaaaaaaaatcatacgtTGCTTACTAAACTAAACAGACACagtagatttaatataaacattccTAATAACCTCAAAAGTTGaagtataagtattttttaggttagcttctttaagttttataatctTAAATCGGTGCTGTAGATTGTAGTAAAACCCTTAACCTAGTGTTGCCAGATGGTATCGGCGACATACCCCTAGACTAATTTGATTTCCCCCCAGAAATCCCATAGGATGCCCTCACCAAGCGGATGGTGCCATGGTGCGGTTATTTAAAGTGGTGATCATGTTGGGAAATAAAAGACATTATGCAATGTATCTGTAATAGAAAATGGATTGATAggataaagttttattaggtttttggTTACAGAAGACCACAGGGATCTTATACTTACGATGTGTCCATActacaatttagttttaaaataaggaaCGTGGTATACAATAGCTAAAATCTGTATTTGGCGTGGgttttaaattgtaagaaaACCCCCAAATATTCTGTGCCCCTAACTCGGTAGAGAAATTCTCGCATCTGGCAACACTGGAGAAAACAGATTACAACGACGATAGACTTCAAACTATTCGGGATATTAGGCCCGGTTCCCACTACACCGCACCGGCAGATCTGCCGGAAACCGGACACCGGACAGAGTGTTCACATTACATCGGATCCCGGAAGAAATTCAGACAGTCACTTGACTTACTTACCTCAGTTAAATTTGTCGGGGCGAGGGGAGAACAAACAGGGAGAGCGGGGGACAGATACCGGCACAAACTCGTTCACATTACTCCGGGCCCGGTCGTTCTACCGGCAATTCGTAGTGACAAAACGCTCGGTAAAAAAGCCGGTCTCGGCAAAAATTCCGGACCCGGGATAATGTAAATAGCTTCATATAAATTGTACAGCCATCCTTCCGGCAGATTTACCGGCGCGGCAGATCTGCCGGTCCGGTGTAGTGGGAACCTGGCCTTAGGGTAATACCGTCAGCCACTGATCATATCGATAATGATGACTATTGAAATCCACGAGAAGTTATTCGTGGAGACTATAACTGGCTGTACAATTTATATGAAGCTATTCACATTATTCCTGGTCCGGCATTGTTGCCGAGCCCGGCATTTTTACCGAGCGTTTTGTCACTACGAATTGCCGGTAGAACGACCGGGCCCGGAGCCCCAGAGTAATGTGAACGAGTTTGTGCCGGTATCTGTCCCCCACTCGTGCTCCCCTCGCCCCGCCCGTGTTCCACTCACGTCATTCGGTAAGAACTTGACTGTCTGAATTTCTTCCGGGATCCGATTCCGATGTAATGTGAACACTCTGTCCGGTTTTCGGCAGATCTGCCGGTCCGGCGTAGTGGGAACCCGGCCTATGAGAACTAGTCAAAGCCAGGCATACAAATATAGCTTATATACAACTGCGCCTCTAATTAAAAGAATAAGCTTTAGAATCCTGGAGAAGGCATACATTCTCACGCCAACAGTGTCATAACACTGTTGGCGTGTCACCGTCTTCTTCGGCTTACTTCTCGAAAGCTGGCGCTATAACTAGGAGCACGATTCGAATATTATTCTATCGGTTACCTACTTAAAGGTTATTTCTGAATTCATTTCTACGTATTTCTAGTTTTTTATTGGTATAGtttgattttgttaatttatgttcaagaaataaaatcattttaagtaAGTAGTGTTTCTAAACctttaatttgtgttattaATTTCTTGTTGTATGTTttcattgataaataaaatgtttaaggtatttattttgaaacaaattaatagGAAAAACCAATAAAGATGCATGTGTGCAATTCAGACATGTTAGAAGTGGAAtcttcaaaaagtttttaatgaaaactttgAAATCACGATtgacgattctaaagaagtttcacttaaaaaatatttttcatgggGTTCGCGGTCGCCCTCCTCGACGAGTCTGCACTCAAATGGTTAACATCGTGAAATGCATGCCTaggataaataaaaccatCAAGCTGTGATTTTGGTAAGAGCTAAAAGGAGGCCACACtctttatatttgtaacttattCAATTAAGATTCAGAATTCTTTGTCTTTATTGCCGATGAATTCCTATTGTTTGGCCGTGTAAgcggttttaaaataaattatcaaaaatttctgaaaaaaattgCTGGAATTCCACATCAGGCGTATTAATTtacactattatattattaccgCAATTATGCGGGCAGTCTACAGACAAGTTCCATTTAAGTCAGCCTTAGCTTTTTTAGGTGCCCctttatatagtaatttatttatttataaatgatggttattaaaatttatgaaaaatacttCGAAATTGTCAGCTTAAAATCTCCTTATATAAACGAAAAGACGCTCtttataatactaaattttacataactaCGTTGTATGTTGGTAGCATATTATACCAACTAACTATAATCGACTTAAAGTTTAGTCAAATGAGCTAGTCTAGAACATTCAAGAGTTGGGACAACAACCAGCTCTAAGGGAGTGAAGGGTGACGAAGAGACGTGAGTTAGGGTACGGAGAGCCGCAAGCGCAGGAACTGCAAGTTGACCACGTATCGCATTTCGGAGCCTGTTACGTTACGATTAGTATGCATTGCAGGAGGGAGTTTCATACAAACAATACTGAACAGCTCAACAGGTTGAGGTGATACGGTGACGATCCCTTTCAGAGTTTGTGTGCTTTGACCTTTATATAGTTAGaggtttaaattaacttttattattattattaacactaaTTGTCAAGCAAgtctaaaataaaagtagtattgttttaatatttttattgttccttAAACTATGTTTACGAGGTCTCAACTGCCGTGGCAGTCTCCTCAGTGTATTTGCCCTTGTCTTTGCCAAGTGCCGCCAATCTGCCCTTCGCTCTACGGTCTAAGATGGACTTACGATCTTTGTTCATTTTCAGTTTAACGATAACACACTGAAACCaaaacatgatttttttataaaagtttaagtatatattaatttatttaaattataatttaatatatcagAGCCATGGAAGTGTCTCAGCAGTCACATAATCTTTACACACAAATGTTTTCACATATTGTGTGTCAAAGAAAatgcttttgtataaaatttatcatcaCTTAGATTGACATGTCTAATTTTAAGGGCATTTCTTGCCCTTAAAATATGACATAGTATATTGttgcataaataattttgaattatgccTTTAATATGTCTTATCATGGAATACAAGCTATATCCTTATTAGCtagcaattttaatttcatagaaaACAAACCTTTGAAGGGTGAATGCCGACATATACACTGGCTCCATTGGCTTTTTCTCTCTGAATCCTCTCAATGTATACAACAAACTTCTTTCTGTACACCTGCACTACTTTGCCAACTTGTTGTCCTTTGTAGTGACCACGTACAACCTGTCAACAAAAaagtaactatttttaaattatcaacagCAAAAACTCAGCatgaaagtaaatatatatgtatacctaGCCGAActatttcaat comes from the Pieris rapae chromosome 3, ilPieRapa1.1, whole genome shotgun sequence genome and includes:
- the LOC110993350 gene encoding nascent polypeptide-associated complex subunit alpha, muscle-specific form isoform X2 gives rise to the protein MNSALKPVLPQPGGPQPGGQASPAKGNVANANHTVGLPQGAQNSLLPGTNNLVGQNLIHHIPNPPPVPAHAVPSMAPISANMAQMAQNMSHHGNLSHATQNSITPTNVAASPSKSATTSAPAPLSLVQDKPATPQPPQPLALTRTPEKKEPDSAAQANGAIDSPKTGSSAPAPLKPQNPETKDKPDIAKTSPSTPKPPEKPVTSQNIPQKAETSNSGSASDPLVQPKVATANEPPEKSPSKPIELKSAQTADVAPTQSDNKPTPESANENQCQASTMPSLGPKESLPIENSKPEPKSEENGESSEIVPNLEEKVVAPKVNEDSSIKSEEDPTSKEDKIEETSDSKTPVKSETKVAAKSTLKLATVTPMRKRRLASEKSETTSAKKPAEENTPDTKAKRNRTKVQLYQSPTPEIAMATKLSASAAGRSTPTKQNDDKLIVFYKNEYLAVRNAEGGFYVCQALQNVYRTTRKIKIRWLSQDKGDPTGETYKPDFYDVTDMECVLTTLSLTRSASGGGAWLLRPAEQARATSILQRALKAEQSGANIHLTEEHPDGLDLSLYTDESQLDKKSRKRSSSKSSPNSKEDTDTSKEEASPSKKARTTPKRSPRSAKKRKSPKSGKNPAKAKSSGSTPSVAVTSKTATAVSEKSDKKTPTKKTPTRSTKATPAKTSPAKTESPVTRKGRRAAKEAKSSPIVPTPSTSTGKTTRTPRKPPSKK
- the LOC110993287 gene encoding 60S ribosomal protein L26; its protein translation is MKFNKLVTSSRRKNRKRHFSAPSHIRRVLMSSPLSKELRQKFNVKSMPIRKDDEVQVVRGHYKGQQVGKVVQVYRKKFVVYIERIQREKANGASVYVGIHPSKCVIVKLKMNKDRKSILDRRAKGRLAALGKDKGKYTEETATAVETS
- the LOC110993213 gene encoding protein PBDC1 isoform X2, giving the protein MDVLTRPAEEFGNDETLEHLWAARAMEHSDIYFNVLCSVDTRWLKLTPHDDLIYTHFRQDFPDLDVAYIKENEIKNNVNKAKWRAYCEKFKTIVEDYSFGTLMRADTNGDYSESNTILVPRVQFYAIEIARNREGLNNEVKKLFKCASKANMEERNHQTEIMA
- the LOC110993211 gene encoding bifunctional lysine-specific demethylase and histidyl-hydroxylase NO66 — encoded protein: MDVPVSAFAVYNLNKPKKKKKSKSKSKHPLSSKCNSTINENMMVKISAKLNKKEFKKQPKNKTKKKLFKKLKRYSKVNSKQKLQSLDISDSDDIPDLIPGPNKDVVNGLESSKAELDECSNLSNASFELMPVHTDSSEEAIKILKWMIAPYSVEDFLNQIWEKKPLHIARDKPLYYKELISTPIIDTMLRNENIQFTKNIDITSYIDGKRETHNPEGRAHPHLVWDFYLNGCSIRLLNPQTYISHLHLLNATLQEYFHSFVGANAYLTPPDSQGFAPHYDDIEAFILQTEGKKHWRIYKPRGDSEFLPRVSSKNFTDDEIGEPILEVTLKAGDMLYFPRGYIHQGVTIDGQHSLHVTISMYQKHSWADLFEKMLPAALQLAVHDNVELRYGLPVDIYDNFGLVHSDCDTPRKKEIQDIIFSLFDKLKSHLPLDEAVDQMAKHYQRDALPPVITDLEKAVTVFGDTDIMVDDGKVINRVEISLDTKIRLLRKNIIRMVSEDSIRLYYYVENSLEYHGSELPFLEIEEDMAPGIETLITSYPEYITVENLDLQNDTDKLQIADALWSRGLIMTEYPLENIDDE
- the LOC110993350 gene encoding proteoglycan 4 isoform X1 — translated: MNSALKPVLPQPGGPQPGGQASPAKGNVANANHTVGLPQGAQNSLLPGTNNLVGQNLIHHIPNPPPVPAHAVPSMAPISANMAQMAQNMSHHGNLSHATQNSITPTNVAASPSKSATTSAPAPLSLVQDKPATPQPPQPLALTRTPEKKEPDSAAQANGAIDSPKTGSSAPAPLKPQNPETKDKPDIAKTSPSTPKPPEKPVTSQNIPQKAETSNSGSASDPLVQPKVATANEPPEKSPSKPIELKSAQTADVAPTQSDNKPTPESANENQCQASTMPSLGPKESLPIENSKPEPKSEENGESSEIVPNLEEKVVAPKVNEDSSIKSEEDPTSKEDKIEETSDSKTPVKSETKVAAKSTLKLATVTPMRKRRLASEKSETTSAKKPAEENTPDTKAKRNRTKVQLYQSPTPEIAMATKLSASAAGRSTPTKQNDDKLIVFYKNEYLAVRNAEGGFYVCQALQNVYRTTRKIKIRWLSQDKGDPTGETYKPDFYDVTDMECVLTTLSLTRSASGGGAWLLRPAEQARATSILQRALKAEQSGANIHLTEEHPDGLDLSLYTDESQLDKKSRKRSSSKSSPNSKEDTDTSKEEASPSKKARTTPKRSPRSAKKRKSPKSGKNPAKAKSSGSTPSVAVTSKVGIVRRIYRHTATAVSEKSDKKTPTKKTPTRSTKATPAKTSPAKTESPVTRKGRRAAKEAKSSPIVPTPSTSTGKTTRTPRKPPSKK
- the LOC110993350 gene encoding flocculation protein FLO11 isoform X3; protein product: MAPISANMAQMAQNMSHHGNLSHATQNSITPTNVAASPSKSATTSAPAPLSLVQDKPATPQPPQPLALTRTPEKKEPDSAAQANGAIDSPKTGSSAPAPLKPQNPETKDKPDIAKTSPSTPKPPEKPVTSQNIPQKAETSNSGSASDPLVQPKVATANEPPEKSPSKPIELKSAQTADVAPTQSDNKPTPESANENQCQASTMPSLGPKESLPIENSKPEPKSEENGESSEIVPNLEEKVVAPKVNEDSSIKSEEDPTSKEDKIEETSDSKTPVKSETKVAAKSTLKLATVTPMRKRRLASEKSETTSAKKPAEENTPDTKAKRNRTKVQLYQSPTPEIAMATKLSASAAGRSTPTKQNDDKLIVFYKNEYLAVRNAEGGFYVCQALQNVYRTTRKIKIRWLSQDKGDPTGETYKPDFYDVTDMECVLTTLSLTRSASGGGAWLLRPAEQARATSILQRALKAEQSGANIHLTEEHPDGLDLSLYTDESQLDKKSRKRSSSKSSPNSKEDTDTSKEEASPSKKARTTPKRSPRSAKKRKSPKSGKNPAKAKSSGSTPSVAVTSKVGIVRRIYRHTATAVSEKSDKKTPTKKTPTRSTKATPAKTSPAKTESPVTRKGRRAAKEAKSSPIVPTPSTSTGKTTRTPRKPPSKK